One segment of Erigeron canadensis isolate Cc75 chromosome 2, C_canadensis_v1, whole genome shotgun sequence DNA contains the following:
- the LOC122587560 gene encoding uncharacterized protein LOC122587560: MSSKEPRINISTSTNTSQPDVEVILETQPQQTQSQPVGTSSRKKRSHKKKAPDEPRERPNQQPWSVDEKIALARAWLEVTEDPATANFQKEKVYWKKIRQTFHTIMGREPYRDADSLSGKFWKMKTAIQGFHSVYTRLSHNSGENDADKQSRALQEYGNFSFLREWELLRYSSKFNVILTWDPKTTRGEPSSKRSKTTLGSEGAQNVGSEARIHIDLNEAGGEGDTRETRYIRLIGRDAVKRAARTGSLSSSGMAATLKDFERLGDRLEGLMEIGTQRLNMNRQRMELEKKRMEIEEDRSLQRDIHTLAIDTSRVLEADRVAIEALKAKIHAKHV; this comes from the exons ATGTCTTCAAA aGAGCCAAGGATTAACATCTCAACCTCAACAAACACATCTCAACCCGATGTTGAAGTCATTCTTGAAACGCAACCTCAACAAACTCAATCTCAACCCGTTGGGACATCATCCCGAAAGAAACGTTCCCATAAAAAGAAAGCTCCGGATGAGCCTCGTGAGAGACCAAATCAACAACCTTGGAGTGTCGATGAGAAGATTGCGTTGGCCCGTGCATGGCTAGAGGTCACCGAAGATCCCGCAACGG CTAATTTTCAAAAGGAGAAAGTGTATTGGAAAAAGATTAGGCAAACTTTCCACACCATCATGGGTAGAGAGCCATACCGTGACGCAGATTCGCTCAGTGGGAAGTTTTGGAAGATGAAAACGGCTATTCAAGGATTTCATAGTGTGTACACTCGGCTAAGCCATAATAGTGGGGAAAACGACGCGGATAAACAAAGTCGTGCATTGCAGGAGTATGGTAATTTTAGCTTTCTTAGGGAGTGGGAGTTGCTTAGGTATAGTTCGAAGTTTAATGTGATTCTTACTTGGGATCCTAAGACTACCCGTGGTGAGCCGAGCTCAAAAAGATCGAAGACGACGTTGGGTTCAGAGGGTGCACAGAATGTGGGGTCAGAGGCGAGGATTCACATTGATCTTAATGAGGCGGGGGGAGAGGGTGACACTAGAGAGACTCGTTATATACGCCTGATTGGTAGAGATGCGGTCAAAAGGGCCGCCAGGACCGGTTCTTTGAGTTCATCGGGTATGGCTGCAACTTTGAAAGACTTTGAGAGGTTGGGGGATAGGTTGGAGGGGTTGATGGAAATTGGCACGCAAAGGTTGAATATGAACAGACAACGAATGGAGCTCGAGAAGAAGAGGATGGAGATCGAGGAAGATAGGTCGCTTCAAAGAGATATTCATACGTTGGCTATTGACACATCCCGGGTCTTAGAAGCCGATAGAGTCGCTATCGAGGCATTGAAGGCAAAGATCCACGCAAAACATGTTTAA